Within Nitrososphaera sp., the genomic segment TTTTGCCCAACGTAAGGTTTGTTGATCCCGCCCAGACGGTTGCAAAGGACGTGAGGAAATTCCTGTCATTCAACAGGATGGCCAAAAAGCGCGGTACCGGCAGGCTGCAAATTCTAGTATCAGATGGCAAGCGCGAGTTTGAGAAATCAATCCGCAACATGGGAATCCGCGAGCCTGTTTCCGAGGTGTTTCTCACTTTCTGAAATTTTCCAGAGCGGGCTAACTAGAAAATTTCAATAGAGTGGAAGGTCTGTCTCCACAGCATCTCATATATAATAGAACAGGTTATCTTTTTCCAACGCGGTTCTAGACATGGGCATTTCTGCTTATCAGATTGACAGGGGAGGCAAGGCCATCGCAGAAACGCTTCTTCAGGTAAGCGGCATATACTCCGTCTACGAGCGCCACCTGGAATCAAAGATTGTCAAGTCGCCTCTCCCGAACCATGTCGCAATCGTGCTGGACGGCAACCGAAGATGGGCCAAGTACCACCTGCTTGAGACAGGAAAGGGCCACTTTCACGGGGCTGACAAGGCAGAGGAGCTTCTGAACTGGATCCACGACATTGGGATCAGAATAACGACTCTCTACGTTCTTTCGACTGAGAACCTTGACAGGAAGGATTCAGAACTTGACAACATTTACCGGCTTCTCGAGGTCAAGCTCCAGCGCCTTTACGACGACCCCAGAATTCACAAGAGGCAGATGAAGATAAAGGCCATAGGAGATACAAAACTCTTGCCGGAAAAAATCAGGCAGATACTGTCAAAACTGGAGGAGGAAACCGCGGAGTATGACAGGATGTTTCTCAATATTGCCATAGCCTATGGCGGCCAGAAGGAGCTTATCGAGGCAATCAGAAAAATAGCAAGGATGGCAAAGGAGGGTGAAATTGAGGTGGAGGAAATTGACGAGAAGACTATAGAATCCTGCCTCTATACCTCGCACCTGCCGCAGCCCGAGCCGGATCTGATTCTGCGAACCTCAGGTGAGAAGAGGCTAAGCGGGTTTCTGATATGGCAGAGCGCCTACAGTGAGCTAATGTTCATGGACGTTTTCTGGCCGGAATTTCGAAAAATCGACCTGATGCGCGCCATTAGGACATATCAGCAAAGAGTCAGAAGGTATGGCAAGTAGCGCTAGCGTGCCCTGAGACGAGCTTTTAGTTTCGTGTTGTGAGGTCTGCTGCGAAGCATCCTCCCGCAGCACGGGCACCGGGCTCCGTCCCACTTGAGGAACACCTCGCATTCGTTGCACCGCTTGTGGCCGTTAAAGTAGTGGCTCTCATGCTCATGCCTTGTTGCCTTGAAGTTTGAGCAAACGCTTCTGCAGTGCATCGCGTAGGGTTCCATTACCGACCAACATCTATTTCACCTTTCGTACTGACCGTCTCAACGGATGCAATGTCCGTGATGCCCTCTGAGAGCGAGAGTCAGGCTCTCAGTCTTGGGAAGGGCGGAGTCTTTCGCTTGTGGGCGCTTGACAGTACCATACCCGTGATTTTGTCAATGGTATTGCTATCGATGCCAAGCTTTCTTGAAATTTTGTTTTTGTCCATTTTCTTGTCAACTAGAAGGTAAAGGACCGAGTCGATTGTCTCGTAATCTATTCCAATTTCCTCCTCGGCCAGCTGATTTTGCCAGAGCCTCGGGCTGCTTTTTTTCTGAAGTATCTCATCGGGGACTTTCAGAAACTTTCCCAGCGCGCGCACCTGTG encodes:
- the uppS gene encoding polyprenyl diphosphate synthase, with translation MGISAYQIDRGGKAIAETLLQVSGIYSVYERHLESKIVKSPLPNHVAIVLDGNRRWAKYHLLETGKGHFHGADKAEELLNWIHDIGIRITTLYVLSTENLDRKDSELDNIYRLLEVKLQRLYDDPRIHKRQMKIKAIGDTKLLPEKIRQILSKLEEETAEYDRMFLNIAIAYGGQKELIEAIRKIARMAKEGEIEVEEIDEKTIESCLYTSHLPQPEPDLILRTSGEKRLSGFLIWQSAYSELMFMDVFWPEFRKIDLMRAIRTYQQRVRRYGK